The Polyangium mundeleinium genome contains the following window.
GCCGAGGGATCGGCGCGGCTCACGGACCGCCCTCGGCCCTTGGCGTCGGCGCCCGAGTCCTCCCTGGCGCGAGGCGAAGGGGAGTCTGCAGCAACCGTGGTGATGGTCCCCATGGTTGGTTGCCAGACGGGCTCCCCTCTAGGTGGCCGGTGTTTTTCGCAGCGGACACGCTACCTGCAGCGTGGCCGCTGCGAAAAACACCAGCCACCTAGGCCCCGCCCAGGCCCGGCTCACCCGCTCCGCCGCCGTCCCCGTGTCACCGCACGCAGGAGGCGAAGAACAGCATCCTGGACGTCCTCGGACGCGCCTTGGAAGAGTCGTGCTGCCTCGATGGCGGCCGGCTGGAGGTCGTGGATACCTCCCACGAGCTCCCCCGGCGGCACCCCCAGGCCCTTCGCAAGCCCGAGGATGCTCGACAGCGAGGGGTCACGCCGGCCGGTCTCGATGCCCCCGATGTAGTTCGGCGTCAGCCCGGCGCGCTCCGCGAGCTGCTCCAGGGTCAGGCCCAGCGCCTCTCGCCGCCGCCGCACTTCCTTGCCGAAGTCCACGGCGCCGAAGGTCGCGGGGATGACGCCTCAGGTGAACACACGATGGTGTTGACAAACACCACGATCGTATACTGTTGCATCACGATGCGTTGGTTTCCCACTCCACCCACCGTGCAATCCGCGGCGTCAACAGCGCTGCCCCTCGCGTTCGTACTGGCAAGCTCGGTGCTCGTCGCTGGATGTTCCCGCGACGCATCCACCATCGTGCGGGACTACTTGAACCAGGAAAGCTGCCTCGACCGCGCGAAGCTCATCCTCGAACCCGAGGCGAACCGCGCCGTGCTCGCCGAGCACTACAAGGACCAGAAGACCTGCAAGAAGCCGTTCGAGTCGATCGAGGCCGACGACTGCGCGAAGGTGAAGGAGGGCGACTACTGCAGCGTCGAGGTCGTTCTCGGCAAGAACGATCGGGTGTACTACCACATCAAAAAAACGGCTGAGGGGTTGAAGATCGACTGGCGATCCTCAGTCGGATACAACCCGGTCTCGCTGCCGTACTTCCGGACGCAGCGGTTGCACGGGACTCACCTCTTCCGTGTCTGGGCGAAGCTCACGGACTATTACAACTTCGACTACGACGACGCGGAGAAGACCCACCAGTCCATCGAGCTCCGTGACGCCGACGGAGCCAGGATCACCGGCTACATTCGCCGTGACGCTCCCACCGAGGCGGCGTTGTTAGAGACGCTCAAGGATGGCAAAGAGCACGCGGTGATGATCGAGCTCTGGTATCCGCCGGAGTCGAAAGACAGCAGCGTCGTGGGGATCGAGCGGTTCGTCGCCGAGCGCTGGCGCCAGAGGCCGGAGGAGTTCGAGGCGCGTCCCGCACCAGCGCTGCCCTGATCGCGGCGCTGGAGTCTCCTCCGGCCGAATGACAGACACGCGTTAGGTCAGGTTTTCAAGCCCCCGTCGCCGTCGCCCTTGCAGGGGGCAATGGCAGCGCTGGTCGCCCCCATGGGATCGGCAACGGCGCCGCCGTACGGCACACGAGGTGCAGCTTCATCCCCTCGTGATCGACCGCGGACACCTGCATGACTGGGGTCTTCACACCATCCTTCGCCTGCCAGGCGCGCAGCGTGAGCAGGCCCCTGCGATGCGCACCGCGAAGCAGAGCCTTGAACGCCGAGAGGCCGAGCCCCGTCGCCTCACCGCGGTCATCGAGCTCCTGGAACAGCTCCACGATGAGCGCATCGTGCGAGCCTTCATTGGCCACGGCCTGCACGCGCGCGGCGAAAGCATCGAGGCGCAGCGTGATCAGGCGGGGGCGCCCTTCGCGTCGCTGTTCATCCTCGTGGACCTTGCGCGCGAAGTCTTTTGCTGCGGCGTAAGCCTTGGGAGAGAGCGCCTCGAGGACGTCGTCGAGCGCGGCGTACATGTTCCGACGCGACCATCGCTGCACGAGATGAAACGTGGTTCGCCGGTCGCGCAGCGCCGATGCGGCGACCACCAGCGGGTTTTCGTCCTCGGCGCGTTTGCAGGTGGCGAGCTCGAGGAGCCCCCGGTGGTACGCTTGGAGCAGCCTCGCTTTGAAGGCCGACAGCGTCGGGCAGGAGGGGACCTCGTCACGCTCACGGAGCAGGCCGAAGAGCGGCGCGATGAACACGCCATCGTCATGTGCCCCTTCGGTCACGCTGCGAGCCGCTGACTCCACGCCCGAGGCGAAGGCGCGAAGGGATCCGTTCACGAGTCCCGGTGCACGCCGACGCTCAGCTTCGAGCTTCGCACGGGCGAAGAGCAGGACCGCAGCCGCGCCATCGCGCGAGAGGACGTCGAATGCGTCGGGCCCCGTTCTGAGCCGCCTTCGCGAGGGCGGAGGCGGGGGCTCGAAAGACGCGGGAGGCGGACGAGCGGAGGACATCGCGCCCTGGATCGCATGTTCCGCGGCAAACCGCAAGAGAGGACAAACCCTGCCTGGTCATCCTGGCGGAGCACGTCGGCAGGAGATCACGGGATGAGCAGCTCGCGCTCCGTGCCGTCGCTGCTGCGCAGGATCACCCTCGCCCGGCCGTTTCGGATTGCCGAGAGCAGCACGTCGTACAGGACCACGGCTCTCTTCACCACCTCGGTGATCGTGCCGGCCTGGCTCATCGCGCGCATCTGATCGAGCCTGCCACGGAGGCGCTCGGGAAGCTTCAAGTTGAGCCTGACCTTGGGTTCTTCGCTTGCATGCCGTGGCACTCGATCAGCCCCCTCTGCTGTCGAGGCTCATCTGGTTATCTGTCGAGTCCGACCACTTGGTGTTCTACGTGCGACGAGTTCCACGCGAAGGGCGAGGCTTCTCTGCCCGTGGGCTCGAGGCGGACACCTGTTTGCGGAGCTGCGCCAGCTCCTCCGCGCTCATACTGCCGATCTGCTCGACGACTGCCTCGAGCTCACTCTCCTCGGGGAACAGAACCAGAAACATCGGCGTCAAGCCGAGCGCGCGTGCGATGCGATCGAGGGTGCCGACGTTGATCGCGACATACCCGCGTTCGATGAGCGACAGGTGGCTCGCGACGATGCCGGTCTTCGTTCTGAGGTGCTCGAGCGACATCCCCTGCGCGAGGCGCAGATCCCTGATCCGACCACCTAGTTTGAGGACCAACGGATCCGGCTCGCGTCGGCGGCCCATGTCAGGGCTCCCGTCGCCCGTGTGCCCCCGGGGCGGTGCAGAAGTAGAGCAGTCTCGGCTTCTGATCCTGGATGCTCGCGTGTCGCTCAACGAAGGGTGCGAGGGGGGCGACTGGCACCAGCTTCACGAGCCCCTGCACTTCCGCTTCTAGCAGCGCGCGCTCGAAGGTCGCGCGCGGCACCTGAAGAAGTGCGCCTCGCAGAATGGGCAGTGGCACACCGGACGTGTTCTTGTACGGTGGATGCAGCCGTTTCAGCGCAGCGAGGATGCCGCTCACGACCTCTGGATCAGCGGCAGCATCGCGGGCTGCGAGAACACGCTGGGCGAAGGTGAGGACGTCGGCGAGCTCGGGGATGCGGAGCTGCCGGAGGACATCGTTCACCTCCTCGATCGGCGTGCGATGACGTCGTCGAGGCTCGACGGGTGGGGGCGCAGGCGGGGAAGGTCGGATCGTCGACGGCGGGTTTGTCGAGATGGGCGCGGCCTGCGCGTTGGCGCCGCCTGGCGTACCTGTTGTGGCGCGCTCGCCGCTCAAGACGCTCTCCTCGCTTGTGCAACGAGAGCGACGCGCTCGAGCAGCCCTCGCGTCGGATGTTCGAGCCCTGCAGCAACTTGTCGTGTCCCGGAGAGCGGATCCGCAGGACGAAGTACAACTTGGCCTTGCTCTTCGAGATGAAGGAGCGCTTGGTCCACTGCGGATCGTGCGATCCCGAGGAGCTTGCCCCGCAGAACAGCGAGGCCGACCGCCCCGTCTTCGTCGGCGCGCATGTACATGAGCGCGTAGATGATCTGCGCCTCGACGCGCCCCTCCGGCCCTGCGAGCCTAGCTGCGTCGATGTGCTCGATGAGCTTCGCTGTCACCTCGAGCTCATGCGGCTCGAAGCTCCAGAGCAGCATGTGCACCTCGTCGACAACGGCGCGCCGCCCTGGGGAGAGAGGCGAGACCAGCGTGGCGACGGGCCTGCGCGCCGCCTTGGGCGCGGACACGAGCACGTGCGATGTCGATGCAGAGGCCGGCGGACGCGCAGGTGCAGGGCGGCGTCGCCAGAAGCACAAGACGCCGATGAGCACGCGCCACCATGAGGGCCTCACCGGGAGCGACATGGCGAGAACGGGAGGCGCGGGCACAGCCGGCCGCACGAAGAACGCCGTGGGGGCGTTGTCAATCTCGTCGTGACTGGCTGCTGAGCCCGTCATCACGCGCGTGGCGGCTTCGTCTTCTTCCTCATCGACCATATACCCCTCCGAGCGCACGAATGCCGTCTGCGGCCTGAAAAGCCGCGAAGCCGCCCGTCCGTTGGCCGTGCGACGTCCACTCGGAAGACGCCGCAGACGACCGGGATGACGATGGGAGTGATGATCGCCCGGAGGTGGGCGCGGAACCTGGGCTAGCGAATGCGAGCTGTATCCCGCGACCTCCTTCGAGCGAACATCACCATCCCCAGGCGACCGCGGTGGTATGCCTCGACGAACGCACCCAATGCGCGCCCTGCACCGCGGCCGTCTGCGGATGATGATGAATCGCAAGGACAAACGCGTCCGCATGCCGGCGATCATGGCCGGGCGCAGAAGCCGCATGTCCCTTACTCTCTAAACACGAGCCGACGCTGGCGACCCGTCCAAGGAAAGTGCACGCCCGCGTGCAGTAGGCTGATCAGGGCGTGTTGTCGCTCTTCTGCTCGTTCCGCCGCAGGCCCTCGAGCGCCGCGGCGATGTACTTGTTCCGGACCGTCGCGTGATGACTGCCCCGGTAGTCGCGTTCATGCTGCCGCAGCGTGAAGAGCGCCTCGGCGAACTGCCCGCGCGAGAGCATCTCCCGGGCTTGTTCGAGGTTTGTCGTCTCCGGGTCGTTGAGCGGCACGGCGGCGGGCGCGGCGCGCGGGGGCGCGACAACAACCACGGTGGGGCTCGGTCCGGGAGTGGCCGGGGACGCGACGACAGAGGAGCTCTCACCACCCCCGCTCTCGTCGACCACGACGGACAGCACCATCGGCACCGCATGCCGCGCGGCAGGCGACTCGTCGTGGGGCCAGAGCGCGACCGCACCACCCCCGCCCAGGGCGCCGACGCCGACCAGGAAGAGCGGGTGCTTGATGAGGCGCTCGAGCACCGCCTTCGCGGTGGCCCGAGGTCCGGAGCCCGTGGGCGCGACCGCTCGGATGAGCCGCTCACCCGAGGCCGGCGGCTCGGAAGGCGGCGGCGGGCTCGGCGCTAGGGCGGGATGAAGCACCTCGTCGAAACCGAGCTCGCGTGCGACGCGGCGCCACACCTCGTGCCGCGCCCTCTCGATGAAGTCGGGCGTGAGGTCCTCGGGGCGTAAGACGGTATCGAGGCCGAAGGGCAGCAGCATGAACGGCGTGAAGTCCCGGCCGAACATCTTCTTCACCCTGCGCCGGAAGACGTCCTTTGCCTCGACGAGCCTGGCCTGCGCCGTGTTGCGCGAGACCCCCAGCGCTGCCGCGATCATCGGCAGCGACTCCCCGTTGAACTCGGCCCTGACGAGCACATCGACGAGCTCCGCGTCCATGGTCTGGAGCACGCGTTTGACGACCTCATCGAGCTCATGACACTCGAAGCGCTCGTGCGGGTTCTCGTCGCTGGGCACGTCCACGCCGACGTCTGCCTCGGGGATCTCGAAGCGGTGACGGTAGAGGCGATAGTGCTCCGCCGCCTGCTGTTTGCAGATCATCTCAAGCCAGTCCTCGATCCCCGCGGACGGGACCTTGTCGAAGTTCTTGTAGACCTTCACGAAGACGAGCTGCGCGAGGTCGTTGACATCTGCCTGGCGCACGCCCATCCGAGCGAGGATCCCCAGAACGGTCAGGAGGTACGTCGCGTAGAAGCGGAGAAAGGCGTCACTCGCATGATGCAGGAACGGGAGGAGGAGCCCCATACAGACAAACACGCGCCGAGACGGGCGACCCGTCCAATAAATCGTGTGGCTCTCTGCTCAAAGTCCACTTCACCGGATGTCGAAGGGAACAACCAGGCCGACCCGGACAGCGCCGGTGAGACGCGGCGCGCGCCAGAACTCCTCGCCATCGACGATGACCACCGGCCGGCGTGGCACGTAGGCGATGTCCCCGTACAGCTCGAGGGCGAAGAAGCGCGCCAGCCAGAATTCCCCCCCGAGCCGCGCGCCGACGTCGACGATGACGTCCTCTGCATCTGGCCTCTTCTCCTTTTCGGCATCAATCGAGAGCAGTGCAACGTCGCCAAAGACGCATGCGCGGGCGAAGGTTCGAGACGAGAAGAGAGCGTGACGCCCACACGCCAGTGCGGACACACCCGCGCGTTCAGCATCGACGTCCTGCTTCGTCGGCAAGGCCCAGGCGTGGTCGTACTGCCCTTCGAGACCAATGGAGAGCCAGCTCCACCGCGCCTCGATGCCCGCCGCGAGGCTCAAGGCGGTCTCGGGGGCGCTCCACCAGGCAGCCCCCATGTTCGCGTAGATGGCGAGCTGCGGCTGCCCCGCCGAGCGCGCTGCGGCCTTGGGTGCCGAGGGTCCCCCTGCAGATTGAAGCGGCTCGACGCGAGCAGGAGTCGAGGGAGATGGGGACGGAGCGGGTGATGAAGGCGCGGAAGGCGCGGGGGTTGCAGACGAGCTCGAAGCTGCCGGGGCCGCGGGCGGGATCGTCAGTGGGTCGATGATGTCGCGCAGGTAGAAGACGATGCGATCGGCGAGCTGGTCGCAGCGCCAAGATTCCGCCTGTGTGACGTGCTCGGCGACAACCTCACCGTTCTCGTCACGTGCCTCGATATGCGCCTCGATCCGCTGCGGTGTGAGCACGAGTTTCACGGAGATGGAGCGCGTTGTGTCGTCGGTGAAGGGGTCTTGCCCCTTGAGCTTCGTGGCGAGGGCGGCCTGGATGTAGCTCTTGTCGGGGCAGTTTTTCGGGGCGTTGGGGCCGGGGGCGTAGTCGAGGCGCCACGGCAGCACCTGGGATGGCTGCGCCGCCGCCTCCGAGGTGCCGCAGAGCAGCGCCGCGACGAGGAGAAGGCGCGCCTTGCAAGGGCGTGGAGTGGAGTCGCGCATGACCTGAGTGACCAGGTTTGTCCCTGGCGCGGAGCATGCCCGTGGGGCGCACGAGGCGCAAGCGTTCGTGGAACGCGGCTGCGCTCACGATTGGTTTGTCCGAACGTTGACGGAGTCCAGGCGCGGAGGCTAGGTTTTACCGCGTGCGCTCTTTCAAGACCTTCGCCTCGTATCTCGGCCTGTTGATCACCTTTGGGCTCGCTGCATGTGATGCAGAGAGCTGCGACGGCAACATCGAGCTCGTCAGCGTCTGTTACAACGACGCGCAGGAAGAGGTCCCGTGCTGCGGCCCGGCGGGGGAGAAGTACGCGTGCCCGCCCGATGCAGGCGACGATACCGACGTGGATGCCGGGGACGATGTCGACGCGGGCGACGATGATGGAGGTCCAGAAGCGGGCTTGTCGTCTGGATGTCCCGCGAACGCAGAGTGCATGGCGCCCGGTGGCGGCGGGTTCGACTACTACCCCTCGTACGTGTGGATGGGGAAGGAGACGGAGGGAGCCGCTTCCGCCGCCGCTTCTGGGAACCCCGTACGAGAACTGGGTCGACGTCACCTTCGCCGAGCCTGATTGCCCGACATGCTCGTGCGCGACTCCGGCAGCGGGGTGCACCCTTCCGGACTCGTGGAACGTAGAATCCACGGCCTGTCAAGAGGCTTCTCTGCCTAGCGTTTCGCCAACGCTCCGCTACCGTGGCGGCGATGCGTTTCCCTTCTCGTTTCCTGCACGGCTGCCTCCTCGCTGTCAGCCTCGGGTGCCTCCCGGGTTGCGTTGAGCTCATTCGCGGTGGCGCTGACCTCATTCGAGCGTCGACGCCGCCGGAGGAGGAGCCGCTGAAAAACGAGGCCGCCCCTGTCCCGGAAGAGCCGAAAAAGCCGAAAGTAGCTGTCGTCGCGGCGCCGTATCAGCACCGGATCCTCTTCGCGAACAAGTGGCTGGAGGCGGACGCCAGCAACGCCTCGATTGCGATCGACACGTGGACGCTCGGAGACCCGCTGTACATCCATGCCTACGGGCCGGCCCCGAACCTCGTCGTGTTGTACGCGGAGGTCAATGGCGAGCCCGCGCTGGGCGCCGGCGCCGAGCTCGTCCCCAATAACGAATTAGGGGCGCTCGGCTTCGTTGAGCTCAAGGGCGACGGTGAGGTCAAGCCGGTGCACGGCGTCCTTGGTCCGGAGGCGTCCAATGTGAACATGGGCAGCCCGTCGATCCACTACGTGGGGGTCTGGTCGAATTTGAAGGACCGTCCACACTGGGCGCGGATCTGGCAGGAGTTCCACAAGCGCATCATCCCCATGCTGCACGTGGGCGACAATACGCTGAAGCTCACGCTCGCGAACGATAAACGTACCGAGACGTTTGCCGAGGGGACCGTGACCATCAAGGTGCCGAGCGAAGCCGCGTTCAAGGCCCATCTTGCGGCGAATGTCGAGGACTCAGCGAGCGGAGATCCCGCGACCTTGCGCGAGATCGAGAGGCTCGTGCGGGCTGAAGCCCTGTTTCGTGACAAGCAGATCGTGCGGGTCTCCTACGTCCTCGACAAGTGGAAGAAAGAGTACGAGGGCCGCGAGCTCGTCAGGGCCATCATGTATATTGACGTGATTCATCGCCAACCTGGGGACAAATACCCCGCGCGATGCCGCGTGATCGGCGTCACCGCCGTGCGCGAAGCAGAGAACGACCCGGAGACGAAACTCGGCAAGGTCTTCCTCGATGGTCGGACCATGGAGACGCGGTGGACCCCGTGTCCATAGGCCGCGGACGCGCCCCGAAGCCCTGACGTGAACCCCACGAATCACTGCGCGGCATCTGTCACGTACCGGTGGATGCTCAGGTTGAGCTCACTCTTGACCAAGGCGAGCAGACTGTTGAAATCCGCGTTATCGAGCCCCAGCCGCCCGCGGAGGAGGCGTTGTGTCTCGAGGAGGATGGACTCCCGCGCCTGCGCAATCCACCGTGCGACGGTCGAACGGTGGACCCGGTGGATGGCCCCGATTTGATCGATGTTCAAGCCATCGATGAAATGGAGACGTAGCAAGTTCCGATCGCGCGCTGACAACGCCGTGACCGCCGTTTCGAAGGCATACTTGAACTCATTCCTGTAGCGCGACTTGAGATATTCCAGCTCGGGGGACGCGTGGGTCGCGATCCCATCGAGATGGTCATCCGCGTTGACGTGCACGCCCTCTCGCCTGCGTCCACGCCGCGCGTTGAGCGCCATGCGCATCGCGGTGACTCGGAGCCAGGCGCCCAGCGACCCGATTCCGGCATACTCGCCGATTTTCGGCAGCTCATCGGGCTCTGCAGCAAACAGCTTCTGACGGAGGAGCTGGATGAGATCGCTGCTGTCCTCGACCCCGGCGACGCGCGCCATCGCTGCATGGAGCCACGAAAAATAGCCGCGCTCGATCTCTGCGATGGCGGTCGAGTTGCCATGCGCGGCCGCGCAAGCGAGGTAGAGATCACTGGTATTCAGGGTTCCGAGGACCTCGAATGGTTCGTGTGTCGAGGAGAGGCGCCCCCCAGGTGGCGGGCGAAGGTTTCACCTGCCACATGAATGTCGGGATGCGCTGTATGCGCCGCATCGAGGATCGTGCAGAGCTTCGCTTCGAGCCCTGGTGCTGCGGCTTCGGTCCGCGTGGACGCGCCACCAAGCACCTCGAGGAAGACGGCTGCGAGCGAGGGGGATGGTACCATGAATTACTAAACCTTACCAGGAGGTCGACCCTTCATCAAGCGACGGGAGACGCGTCAGAAGCTGCCTTTCGGAAGCGGAGGGCAGCGGGGGTGGCGGACATACGACGGCGAGCGCGGTGCAGGGCACCTCGACCGGTCGCCCTGGGTGTGTCGCAGCCACAAGCTGTGCATCGAGGGGGTGGGTCGCCCCGTTCGCGCGCGCCCGTGCTAGGGTGGCCCTGCTGTGATCCAGATTTTCGGCACGACGAAATGCAAAGCGACGCGTGCGGCGCAGCGGTTCTTCGCAGAGCGCGGCATCAAGGTGCAGAGCGTCGACCTGCGCGAAAAGGGCCTCTCCAAGGGAGAGCTCGCCAGCGTAGCGCGCGCCGTGGGCGGCATGCGCGCGCTCTACGATGCGGAGAGTCCACGCGTGAAGGAGCGCGGGCTCCAGTACAGCGCCCCGACCGAGGCACGCCTCGCCGAGCTGCTCTTGGAGGATCCGCTGCTGCTCCGCACGCCCATCGTGCGCTCCGGGGCGCGCTCGGCGGTGGGCGCGGCCGAGCCCGCATGGAAGGCGCTCGCGGACGCCGAGAAGGCGCGGTGATCGGTCGCGGCAAGCATTGTCTTCGTTTGCATGATGCGGATGGTTGGGCTTCCCACCGCCAAGGTGCTCGCTAGCGTTCGGACGTGACCGCGCGGAAGTTGCGAATCATTGAAAGTTTGCAACCGGAAGTATCGATCTTCGGGACAACCTGCCCCATTTCGTCGTGGCCTCCCTGTGGCCTCAGAGCGTGCGGGAGCGGTCGTCACGTGCGGGGGCGAGGAGGGAAGCGATGCTCGCTGCGGTGCAGGCCGCGCTTCGGCGCTTCGGCGTTGATCGTCTGGAGGCCGAGGAGCTCTGCCAGGACGAGCAACTCCGGTTTCCAGAGCAGCACATGCCACCTGCGGTGCGTGCACGAGCCCTGCGTCTACGGGCTGTAATATTCGAAGGCGTTCGTGAAGTCGTCTGGATTCGGCGCGATGTTCGTGACATCACCCGTGGTGATGTCAATCGTGACATAACCAAGGTTCGTGAACACGTAGTATTCGTTCTTCGCCGGGTCGATGCCTCCGCGAGCGTTGTGCGACGTGACGGTCGGGATGCTCTTGATCGGGGTATGCATCCCCGTATGGGGATCCAGCGTCCCGAACGCGAATTCGAGCGTGGCGGGATTCCGGAGGAGGCCATAAATCGTGCCCGTGATCGGGTGGAGCTCGAGCCCCGACGCGTCGTCCACGTCAGGCGCGACGTGGGTGATGAGGCCCGTGTCCACGTCGATCGTCAGCCAACCGAGGTTCGTCCTCAAGTAATAGCTTTTGCCGGTCGGATCGATCCCGGGATCGTCCGAGAGCAGCATGACGCCAGGGAGCGTGTTGATGCTGGAAAAGATTCCGGTCGCTGGATCGATGGTGCCGAAGTGCTCCTCGGAGGCCACGGCGTCCCACCTCACGCCATAGAGGATCCCGGTGATGGGGTGGGCACGCACGGTATAGCTCTCCCACGGGGGGGAGACATCAACGACGGAGCCGGTTTTCACGTCAATCGCGAGCTGGCCGAGGTTCGTCTGGAGGTAGAATCGACCCTTCACGGAGTCGAGCACCATCGGGCTGCCGACGCCCAGGACACCGGGGAGAATGCTCATCGTATGAAGTTTCCCCGTGGAGGGTGTCACGAAGCCGAAGCGCTCCTCCATCTGTGCCTGGTCGTAATGCACGCCGTAAAGCGTCGTCGTCAGCGCCCCGCCGCCCGAGCCGCCGCCGCCGCCGGCGCCACCCGAGCCGCCAGCGCCGCCCGAGCCTCCGCCTCCGCCCGAGCCGCCGACGCCGCCCGAGCCGCCGGTGCCGCCTCCGCCCGAGCCTCCGACGCCGCCCTGTCCGCCGGCGCCGCCCGAGCCGCCGGTGCCGCCTCCGCCCGAGCCTCCGACGCCGCCCTGTCCGCCGGTCGCGTCCCCACCGCCGCCCCCGGCGCCGGCTCCGCCCATCCCCATGCCCCCCGCGCCGCCTTGCCCTCCGCCGCCGCTCGATGCCGTCCCTCCACCGACGGACGTGCTGGCCGTCCCACCTCCTTCACCGTTGTTATCGCCGCCGCTGCTGCAACCCAGCAGCGCAAGGAGCACACCAAGTGTTAGAGAACCCCGCATTGGACCTCCCGTCGGGTCGCAAACGTAGATAGGGCCCACTGCGCCTGTCAACCGGAATGTCAGAACGCGAACGGGAGTCGTCACGGGCTCGGCGTGGCGCCGCGGAGCACGTCTTTCAGAAGCCCGAGAGGCGCTCGGCAACTCGGGATGAGGGGGCGCCGTGCGTTAGAGGGAATCTCGGCTGGCAAGCGAAATTCGCCACGTGATCCCGGTTTTCGAACCTGTGACGCGATAGGAATGGCATCTTATGCGAT
Protein-coding sequences here:
- a CDS encoding helix-turn-helix domain-containing protein codes for the protein MDFGKEVRRRREALGLTLEQLAERAGLTPNYIGGIETGRRDPSLSSILGLAKGLGVPPGELVGGIHDLQPAAIEAARLFQGASEDVQDAVLRLLRAVTRGRRRSG
- a CDS encoding helix-turn-helix domain-containing protein; this encodes MGRRREPDPLVLKLGGRIRDLRLAQGMSLEHLRTKTGIVASHLSLIERGYVAINVGTLDRIARALGLTPMFLVLFPEESELEAVVEQIGSMSAEELAQLRKQVSASSPRAEKPRPSRGTRRT
- a CDS encoding RNA polymerase sigma factor, with amino-acid sequence MGLLLPFLHHASDAFLRFYATYLLTVLGILARMGVRQADVNDLAQLVFVKVYKNFDKVPSAGIEDWLEMICKQQAAEHYRLYRHRFEIPEADVGVDVPSDENPHERFECHELDEVVKRVLQTMDAELVDVLVRAEFNGESLPMIAAALGVSRNTAQARLVEAKDVFRRRVKKMFGRDFTPFMLLPFGLDTVLRPEDLTPDFIERARHEVWRRVARELGFDEVLHPALAPSPPPPSEPPASGERLIRAVAPTGSGPRATAKAVLERLIKHPLFLVGVGALGGGGAVALWPHDESPAARHAVPMVLSVVVDESGGGESSSVVASPATPGPSPTVVVVAPPRAAPAAVPLNDPETTNLEQAREMLSRGQFAEALFTLRQHERDYRGSHHATVRNKYIAAALEGLRRNEQKSDNTP
- a CDS encoding arsenate reductase family protein; this encodes MIQIFGTTKCKATRAAQRFFAERGIKVQSVDLREKGLSKGELASVARAVGGMRALYDAESPRVKERGLQYSAPTEARLAELLLEDPLLLRTPIVRSGARSAVGAAEPAWKALADAEKAR